The Streptomyces nitrosporeus genome includes a window with the following:
- the aroC gene encoding chorismate synthase, translated as MGNVRWLTAGESHGPALVATLEGLPAGVPVTTGLVADHLARRRLGHGRGARMNFEQDEITFLGGVRHGLSLGSPIAVMVGNTEWPRWEKVMSADPVDPAELAALARNAPLTRPRPGHADLAGMQKYGFDEARPVLERASARETAARVALGAVARSFLKEAAGVEVVSHVVELASVKAPYGMCPTPADTARLDEDPVRCLDLAASKAMVAEIGQAHKDGDTLGGVVEVLAYGVPVGLGSHVHWDRRLDARLAAALMGIQAIKGVEVGDGFGLARVPGSRAHDEIVNTQDGIRRSTGRSGGTEGGLSTGEPLRVRAAMKPIATVPRALATVDVATGEATRAHHQRSDVCAVPAAGIVAEAMVALVLADAVTEKFGGDSVAETRRNVRSYLDHLRIR; from the coding sequence ATGGGTAATGTGCGCTGGCTGACCGCGGGGGAGTCCCACGGACCGGCACTCGTGGCGACCCTGGAGGGCCTGCCCGCCGGCGTCCCCGTCACCACCGGGCTGGTGGCGGACCATCTGGCCCGGCGGCGCCTGGGCCATGGCCGCGGGGCGCGGATGAACTTCGAGCAGGACGAGATCACCTTCCTCGGCGGGGTGCGCCACGGCCTTTCGCTGGGCTCCCCGATCGCGGTCATGGTCGGCAACACCGAGTGGCCCAGGTGGGAGAAGGTCATGTCGGCCGATCCCGTGGATCCCGCCGAACTCGCGGCCCTGGCACGCAACGCCCCGCTGACCCGCCCCCGCCCCGGGCACGCGGACCTCGCGGGCATGCAGAAGTACGGCTTCGACGAGGCCCGGCCGGTCCTGGAGCGCGCCTCGGCGCGGGAGACGGCGGCCCGGGTGGCGCTGGGCGCGGTGGCCCGGTCCTTCCTCAAGGAGGCGGCCGGTGTCGAGGTCGTCTCGCATGTGGTGGAGCTGGCCTCGGTCAAGGCCCCGTACGGGATGTGCCCGACGCCCGCGGACACGGCGAGGCTGGACGAGGATCCGGTGCGCTGCCTGGACCTGGCGGCCTCCAAGGCGATGGTCGCGGAGATCGGCCAGGCCCACAAGGACGGCGACACCCTCGGCGGTGTGGTCGAGGTCCTCGCCTACGGCGTCCCGGTCGGCCTCGGCTCGCACGTGCACTGGGACCGCAGGCTGGACGCCCGGCTCGCCGCCGCGCTGATGGGGATCCAGGCCATCAAGGGCGTCGAGGTCGGCGACGGCTTCGGCCTGGCCCGGGTGCCCGGCTCCAGGGCGCACGACGAGATCGTGAACACCCAGGACGGCATCCGGCGTTCGACGGGCCGCTCGGGCGGCACCGAGGGCGGCCTGTCCACGGGTGAACCGCTGCGCGTACGGGCCGCGATGAAACCGATCGCGACCGTCCCGCGCGCGCTCGCCACGGTGGACGTCGCCACGGGGGAGGCCACGCGGGCCCACCACCAGCGCTCCGACGTGTGCGCGGTCCCGGCAGCCGGGATCGTGGCCGAGGCGATGGTGGCGCTGGTCCTCGCGGACGCCGTCACCGAGAAGTTCGGCGGCGACAGCGTCGCCGAGACCCGGCGCAACGTGCGGTCGTACCTCGACCACCTCCGCATCCGGTGA
- a CDS encoding Stp1/IreP family PP2C-type Ser/Thr phosphatase, whose translation MSLSLRFAAGSHKGMIREGNEDSGYAGPRLLAIADGMGGQAAGEVASSEVISTLVQLDDDVPGSDILTSLGTAVQRANDQLRVMVEEDPQLEGMGTTLTALLWTGQRLGLVHVGDSRAYLLRDGVLTQITQDHTWVQRLVDEGRITEEEATTHPQRSLLMRALGSGDHVEPDLSIREVRAGDRYLICSDGLSGVVSHQTMEETLASYQGPQETIQELIQLALRGGGPDNITCIVADVLDVDSGDTLAGQLNDSPVVVGAVAENQAAQLGDGRAMETPAGRAAGLGRPVPPPSGGFGPPGSGGDLGYGPGPDDAFSSYTDDDFAKPRGGRRWLKRSLYTVLALAVIGGGVYGGYRWTQTQFYVGTKGDNVALFRGISQDLGWVSLSKVEESTEIELKYLPPYQRKQVEATITAGNIEDARAKVGRLELQATACEKDAQRRAAEAKAQKQKEAADSEAATPSAEKPEKPEKSEKTATPTPGPSLSEEETKLAQQCGKQ comes from the coding sequence ATGAGCTTGTCCCTGCGCTTCGCCGCCGGATCGCACAAGGGAATGATCCGCGAGGGCAACGAGGACTCGGGTTACGCCGGTCCCCGCCTCCTCGCGATCGCCGACGGCATGGGCGGACAGGCGGCCGGTGAGGTCGCCAGTTCCGAGGTGATCTCCACCCTCGTCCAGCTCGACGACGACGTCCCGGGCTCCGACATCCTCACCTCGCTCGGTACGGCGGTCCAGCGGGCCAACGACCAGCTGCGCGTGATGGTCGAGGAGGACCCCCAGCTGGAGGGCATGGGCACCACGCTCACCGCCCTGCTCTGGACCGGTCAGCGCCTCGGGCTGGTCCACGTCGGCGACTCGCGCGCCTACCTGCTGCGCGACGGTGTGCTGACGCAGATCACCCAGGACCACACCTGGGTGCAGCGTCTCGTCGACGAGGGCCGGATCACCGAGGAGGAGGCCACCACCCACCCGCAGCGCTCCCTGCTGATGCGGGCCCTGGGCAGCGGCGACCACGTGGAGCCCGACCTCTCCATCCGCGAGGTCCGGGCCGGGGACCGCTACCTGATCTGCTCCGACGGCCTCTCCGGCGTGGTCTCGCACCAGACGATGGAAGAGACCCTGGCCAGCTACCAGGGCCCGCAGGAGACCATCCAGGAGCTCATCCAGCTCGCCCTGCGCGGCGGCGGCCCCGACAACATCACCTGCATCGTCGCGGACGTCCTGGACGTCGACAGCGGCGACACCCTGGCCGGGCAGCTCAACGACAGCCCCGTCGTCGTCGGCGCGGTCGCCGAGAACCAGGCCGCCCAGCTGGGCGACGGCCGGGCCATGGAGACGCCCGCCGGGCGCGCGGCCGGCCTCGGCCGTCCCGTCCCGCCGCCCTCCGGAGGCTTCGGGCCGCCCGGCAGCGGCGGTGACCTCGGGTACGGCCCCGGCCCCGACGACGCCTTCAGCTCGTACACCGACGACGACTTCGCCAAGCCCCGCGGCGGCCGCAGATGGCTGAAGCGGTCGCTCTACACCGTGCTGGCCCTGGCCGTCATCGGCGGCGGGGTCTACGGCGGCTACCGCTGGACCCAGACGCAGTTCTACGTCGGCACCAAGGGCGACAACGTCGCGCTGTTCCGCGGGATCAGCCAGGACCTCGGCTGGGTATCGCTCTCCAAGGTCGAGGAGAGCACCGAGATCGAACTCAAGTACCTCCCGCCCTACCAGCGCAAGCAGGTCGAGGCGACCATCACCGCGGGCAACATCGAGGACGCCCGCGCGAAGGTCGGCAGACTCGAACTGCAGGCGACCGCCTGCGAGAAGGACGCACAGCGCCGCGCCGCCGAGGCCAAGGCCCAGAAGCAGAAGGAAGCCGCCGACAGCGAGGCCGCCACTCCGTCCGCCGAGAAGCCCGAGAAGCCCGAGAAGTCCGAGAAGACCGCGACCCCCACTCCCGGCCCCAGCCTCTCGGAGGAAGAGACGAAGCTGGCCCAGCAGTGCGGTAAGCAGTAA
- a CDS encoding LeuA family protein, with product MSDQRATRRISVFDTTLRDGEQAPANAMNPEQKLDMALRIEALGVDSVEAGFPASSPSDFEATRLISKELTSARFATFSRTTRRDVETAVEAGGTVNHEVQMVATGSDLHLKYKRGITREQSVAEVVDTVAFARSLGVEHISVGIEDATRSEDGFLQALTESAVEAGATCVIIADTSGCTTPDQYGTLIGKIRRWAPAPIRLSTHCHDDFGLSLANALAGIEAGADEVQATLGGIGERAGNTALEELAGVLAYKSDHLKVHTDIDISAMYAAYTALRGIIRLEQPRNKAIFGTYAFGTTAGIHQQGILANPETYEYVEPSRFGRERSLLIGRHSGRAVLRHLLEQLGVEVDDERLHELYRVHIAERAGGDCEDLDIVKARLALELGRTLVPAS from the coding sequence ATGTCCGACCAGCGTGCCACCCGGCGCATATCTGTCTTCGACACCACTCTTCGTGACGGCGAACAGGCTCCCGCGAATGCGATGAACCCCGAGCAGAAGCTGGACATGGCCCTGCGGATCGAGGCGCTCGGGGTGGATTCGGTGGAGGCCGGATTCCCCGCCTCGTCGCCCAGCGACTTCGAAGCCACCCGGCTCATCTCGAAAGAGCTGACCTCGGCCCGCTTCGCCACCTTCTCCCGCACCACCCGCCGTGACGTGGAAACCGCGGTGGAGGCCGGCGGGACGGTGAACCACGAGGTCCAGATGGTCGCCACCGGCAGCGATCTGCACCTGAAGTACAAGCGCGGCATCACCCGCGAGCAGTCCGTCGCCGAGGTGGTGGACACGGTGGCCTTCGCCCGCTCCCTGGGCGTCGAGCACATCTCCGTCGGGATCGAGGACGCCACCCGCAGCGAGGACGGTTTCCTCCAGGCGCTCACCGAGAGCGCCGTGGAGGCCGGCGCCACCTGCGTCATCATCGCCGACACCTCCGGCTGCACCACCCCCGACCAGTACGGCACGCTCATCGGCAAGATCCGCCGCTGGGCCCCGGCCCCGATCAGGCTGTCCACGCACTGCCACGACGACTTCGGGCTGTCGCTCGCCAACGCCCTCGCGGGCATCGAGGCCGGCGCGGACGAGGTCCAGGCGACCCTCGGCGGCATCGGGGAACGCGCGGGCAACACGGCCCTGGAGGAGCTGGCCGGTGTGCTCGCGTACAAGAGCGACCACCTCAAGGTCCACACGGACATCGACATCTCCGCCATGTACGCGGCGTACACGGCGTTGCGCGGGATCATCCGGCTGGAGCAGCCGCGCAACAAGGCGATCTTCGGGACGTACGCCTTCGGCACCACCGCGGGCATCCACCAGCAGGGCATCCTGGCCAACCCGGAGACGTACGAGTACGTGGAGCCCTCCCGGTTCGGCCGTGAGCGCTCCCTGCTGATCGGCCGCCACTCCGGCCGGGCCGTGCTGCGCCACCTGCTGGAACAGCTGGGCGTCGAGGTCGACGACGAGCGGCTGCACGAGCTCTACCGGGTGCACATCGCCGAGCGGGCCGGCGGCGACTGCGAGGACCTGGACATCGTCAAGGCGAGGCTGGCGCTGGAGCTCGGGCGCACGCTCGTGCCGGCGTCCTGA
- a CDS encoding FtsW/RodA/SpoVE family cell cycle protein yields the protein MSVVTNTTTIGAIDAPSRRNTELALVAFAVLISVFAYANVGLALNGELPAGMLGYGLGLALLGGVAHLAVRRFARYADPLLLPLATLLNGLGLALIWRLDQSERFQNTRDFVAAASKQLMFSAAGVALLVVVLLVLKDHRILQRYTYISMLAALVLLILPMFFPAVNGAKIWIKIPGVGTIQPGEFAKIIIAVFFSGYLMVKRDALALASRRFMGMYLPRGRDLGPILAIWAVSILILVFETDLGTSLLFFGMFVVMLYVATERTSWIVFGLAMSAAGAVGVASFEPHVQDRVTAWLDPFAGWGEIAASEQMAKSLMAFGSGGTLGTGLGQGNSDLIGFAANSDFILATVGEELGLAGMMAFLLLYALIVERGVRTALAARDPFGKLLAIGLSGSFAIQVFVVAGGVMGLIPLTGMTMPFLAAGGSSVIANWALIGILIRISDTARRPAPAPAPSPDAEMTQVVRP from the coding sequence ATGAGCGTTGTCACCAACACCACCACCATCGGCGCGATCGACGCACCGAGCCGCCGTAACACCGAGCTGGCGCTCGTCGCCTTCGCCGTGCTGATCTCGGTGTTCGCGTACGCCAACGTGGGCCTCGCGCTCAACGGCGAACTCCCCGCCGGCATGCTCGGCTACGGGCTGGGACTGGCGCTGCTCGGCGGTGTCGCACACCTCGCCGTACGGAGATTCGCCCGCTACGCCGACCCGCTGCTGCTGCCGCTGGCCACGCTGCTGAACGGGCTGGGGCTCGCGCTGATCTGGCGCCTGGACCAGTCCGAGCGGTTCCAGAACACCCGGGACTTCGTCGCCGCCGCGTCCAAGCAGCTGATGTTCTCGGCTGCAGGGGTGGCCCTGCTGGTCGTCGTCCTCCTGGTCCTGAAGGATCACAGGATCCTGCAGCGCTACACCTACATCTCGATGCTGGCCGCGCTCGTGCTGCTCATCCTGCCGATGTTCTTCCCCGCGGTGAACGGCGCCAAGATCTGGATCAAGATCCCCGGCGTCGGAACGATCCAGCCCGGGGAGTTCGCCAAGATCATCATCGCCGTGTTCTTCTCCGGCTACCTGATGGTCAAGCGCGACGCGCTGGCACTCGCCAGCCGCCGCTTCATGGGCATGTACCTCCCCCGCGGCCGCGACCTCGGACCGATCCTGGCGATCTGGGCGGTCTCGATCCTCATCCTGGTCTTCGAGACGGACCTCGGCACCTCGCTGCTGTTCTTCGGCATGTTCGTCGTCATGCTGTACGTGGCCACCGAGCGCACCAGCTGGATCGTGTTCGGCCTGGCCATGTCCGCCGCCGGCGCGGTGGGCGTCGCCTCCTTCGAACCGCACGTCCAGGACCGTGTGACCGCCTGGCTCGACCCCTTCGCGGGCTGGGGCGAGATCGCCGCCAGTGAGCAGATGGCCAAGTCCCTCATGGCCTTCGGCTCCGGTGGCACCCTCGGTACGGGGCTCGGTCAGGGCAACTCCGACCTCATCGGCTTCGCCGCCAACTCCGACTTCATCCTCGCCACCGTCGGCGAGGAGCTCGGACTGGCCGGGATGATGGCCTTCCTCCTGCTGTACGCCCTGATCGTCGAGCGCGGTGTGCGCACCGCGCTCGCCGCCCGCGACCCGTTCGGCAAGCTGCTGGCCATCGGCCTCTCCGGCTCCTTCGCCATCCAGGTCTTCGTCGTCGCCGGCGGTGTCATGGGCCTCATCCCGCTGACCGGTATGACCATGCCGTTCCTCGCGGCCGGTGGTTCGTCCGTCATCGCCAACTGGGCCCTGATCGGCATCCTGATCAGGATCAGCGACACCGCCCGCCGGCCCGCCCCGGCTCCCGCGCCGTCCCCGGACGCCGAGATGACCCAGGTGGTCCGTCCGTGA
- a CDS encoding FHA domain-containing protein FhaB/FipA, with protein sequence MSELTLTVMRLGFLAVLWLFVIVAVQVIRSDLFGTRVTQRGSRRTVSDARPQQGGRQAAAPPPQRQQSGRQRRGAPTKLVVSEGTLTGTTVALQGQTITLGRAHDSTIVLDDDYASSRHARIYPDRDGQWIVEDLGSTNGTYLDRTRLTTPTPIPLGAPIRIGKTVIELRK encoded by the coding sequence ATGTCAGAGCTGACCCTCACGGTCATGCGGCTAGGTTTCCTGGCTGTTCTGTGGCTGTTCGTGATCGTGGCCGTACAGGTCATCCGCAGCGACCTGTTCGGCACGCGTGTCACACAGCGCGGCTCACGCCGCACGGTGAGCGACGCCCGTCCGCAGCAGGGCGGCCGGCAGGCCGCGGCACCGCCGCCGCAGCGCCAGCAGTCCGGGCGCCAGCGGCGCGGCGCGCCCACCAAACTGGTCGTCTCCGAAGGCACGCTGACCGGCACCACGGTCGCACTCCAGGGGCAGACCATCACCCTGGGCCGCGCCCATGACTCGACGATCGTGCTGGACGACGACTACGCCTCCAGCAGGCATGCCAGGATCTACCCGGACCGGGACGGCCAGTGGATCGTCGAGGACCTCGGGTCCACCAACGGCACCTATCTCGACCGGACCCGGCTCACCACACCGACACCGATTCCGCTGGGCGCGCCGATCCGCATCGGCAAGACCGTCATCGAGCTGCGGAAGTAG
- a CDS encoding FhaA domain-containing protein, protein MGVMKRFEQRLEGLVNGTFAKVFKSEVQPVEIAGALQRECDNNATIWNRERTVVPNDFIVELSTPDYERLSPYSGQLGDELSGLVRDYAKQQRYTFMGPIKVHLEKADDLDTGLYRVRSRTLASSSSQQGGQQAAPAPYAQPNRPGAPQAPGGYGYPPAAAPPMPAAPPPGARSGGPAGDWRAQPAPGPAPDAQVRRWIEINGTRHQISRPTLVMGRSTDADVRIDDPGVSRRHCEIRTGTPSTIQDLGSTNGIVVDGQHTTRATLRDGSRIVVGSTTIVYRQAEG, encoded by the coding sequence ATGGGAGTCATGAAGCGTTTCGAGCAGCGTCTCGAAGGTCTGGTCAATGGCACCTTCGCCAAGGTCTTCAAGTCCGAGGTGCAGCCGGTAGAGATCGCCGGTGCCCTGCAGCGCGAATGCGACAACAACGCGACGATCTGGAACCGCGAGCGGACCGTCGTACCCAACGACTTCATCGTCGAACTCAGCACGCCGGACTACGAACGCCTCAGCCCCTACTCCGGCCAGCTCGGCGACGAACTGTCCGGACTGGTCCGGGACTACGCCAAGCAGCAGCGGTACACCTTCATGGGCCCCATCAAGGTCCACCTGGAGAAGGCGGACGACCTGGACACGGGTCTCTACCGCGTCCGCAGCCGCACGCTGGCGTCGAGTTCGTCACAACAGGGAGGCCAGCAGGCCGCCCCCGCTCCCTACGCCCAGCCGAACCGCCCCGGCGCCCCGCAGGCGCCCGGCGGTTACGGCTACCCGCCCGCCGCCGCCCCGCCCATGCCCGCGGCCCCGCCGCCGGGCGCACGCTCGGGCGGACCGGCCGGCGACTGGCGCGCGCAGCCCGCGCCCGGCCCCGCGCCGGACGCCCAGGTGCGGCGCTGGATCGAGATCAACGGCACCCGCCACCAGATCTCCCGCCCGACGTTGGTGATGGGCCGGAGCACCGACGCCGACGTGCGGATCGACGACCCCGGCGTATCGCGCCGGCACTGCGAGATCCGGACCGGAACGCCCTCGACGATCCAGGACCTCGGGTCCACCAACGGCATCGTGGTGGACGGGCAGCACACCACCCGCGCTACGCTCCGCGACGGCTCGCGGATCGTCGTGGGCAGCACCACCATCGTTTACCGGCAAGCCGAAGGGTGA
- a CDS encoding class II 3-deoxy-7-phosphoheptulonate synthase codes for MSNIHSYRSFPAAQQPPWPDPEALRGVVAELESRPPLVFAGECDLLRSRLAAVARGEAFLLQGGDCAETFDKVGVEQIRSKLKTLLQMAAVLTYAASVPVVKVGRIAGQYSKPRSRDTETRNGVELPVYRGDSVNGTEFTPESRTPDPERLKRMYHASAATLNLVRAFTTGGYADLRQVHAWNQDFVAMSPSGKRYEQLAGEIDKALAFMRACGMDAEELRTVEFYASHEALVLDYEAALTRTDSRSGELYDVSGHMVWIGERTRRLDGAHVEFASKIRNPIGVKLGPATTADDALALIEKLDPGREPGRLTFITRMGAARVRDRLPGLVEKVTASGARVVWQCDPMHGNTFSSESGYKTRTFDDVLDEVKGFFEVHHGLGTHPGGIHVELTGDDVTECVGGGDEILDADLKDRYETACDPRLNRSQALDLAFLVAETYRDR; via the coding sequence ATGAGCAATATCCACTCGTACCGCTCGTTCCCGGCGGCTCAGCAGCCCCCGTGGCCCGACCCGGAGGCCCTGCGCGGCGTGGTCGCCGAACTCGAGTCCCGTCCACCGCTGGTCTTCGCGGGTGAATGCGACCTGCTCCGCTCGCGACTCGCCGCGGTCGCCCGGGGGGAAGCGTTCCTGCTCCAGGGCGGCGACTGCGCCGAGACCTTCGACAAGGTCGGCGTCGAGCAGATCCGGAGCAAGCTGAAGACGCTGCTGCAGATGGCGGCCGTACTGACCTACGCGGCCTCCGTCCCCGTGGTGAAGGTGGGCCGGATCGCCGGCCAGTACTCCAAGCCCCGCTCCCGGGACACCGAGACACGGAACGGCGTCGAACTGCCCGTCTACCGGGGCGACTCGGTCAACGGCACCGAGTTCACCCCGGAGTCCCGCACCCCGGACCCGGAGCGGCTCAAGCGGATGTACCACGCGTCGGCGGCGACGCTGAACCTGGTACGCGCCTTCACCACGGGCGGCTACGCGGACCTGCGCCAGGTGCACGCCTGGAACCAGGACTTCGTCGCGATGTCCCCCTCGGGCAAGCGCTACGAGCAGCTGGCCGGGGAGATCGACAAGGCGCTCGCCTTCATGCGTGCCTGTGGGATGGACGCGGAGGAACTGCGGACCGTCGAGTTCTACGCCAGTCACGAGGCTCTCGTGCTGGACTACGAGGCAGCCCTGACCCGTACCGACTCCCGCAGCGGCGAACTGTACGACGTCTCCGGGCACATGGTGTGGATCGGTGAGCGCACCCGCCGGCTGGACGGCGCGCACGTCGAGTTCGCGTCGAAGATCCGCAACCCGATCGGAGTCAAGCTCGGCCCGGCCACCACCGCGGACGACGCGCTGGCGCTGATCGAGAAGCTGGACCCCGGCCGTGAGCCGGGCCGGCTGACGTTCATCACCAGGATGGGCGCGGCCCGGGTCCGCGACAGGCTGCCCGGACTGGTCGAGAAGGTCACGGCGTCCGGAGCCCGCGTGGTGTGGCAGTGCGACCCGATGCACGGCAACACCTTCTCCTCCGAGAGCGGGTACAAGACCCGCACGTTCGATGACGTCCTGGACGAGGTCAAGGGGTTCTTCGAGGTGCACCACGGCCTGGGGACCCACCCCGGCGGCATCCACGTCGAACTGACCGGCGACGACGTCACCGAGTGCGTCGGCGGCGGTGACGAGATCCTGGACGCGGACCTGAAGGACCGGTACGAGACCGCGTGCGACCCGCGGCTCAACCGGAGCCAGGCCCTCGACCTGGCGTTCCTCGTCGCAGAGACGTACCGGGACCGTTGA
- the pheA gene encoding prephenate dehydratase, which yields MTYAYLGPRGTFAEAALRLLPAATGSPWTPFTTVGTALDAVRDGTVSTAVVPLENSVRGVVPATLDELAGSGNTLHITAEIELPVGFSLMAKPGTRLDDIQRVLSHPHAHGQCRQWLAGRLPNARVLLSTSTASAAREVSESDLACDAAIAAPVAAERYGLEVLASGIGEREDAITRFVALRRAAPAPAPTGRDRSSFLLPADEVRGRPVTDLLASFSGRGVDVTWVQSWPAGTGLGSYHFFLDVNGHIDDEGVGLAIMALHRKGINVCFLGSYPHAGAPEPGPVVDAQAGALGSRSSEEWLEVLRAGDAFVA from the coding sequence ATGACCTATGCCTATCTGGGCCCGCGCGGAACCTTCGCGGAAGCGGCCCTGAGACTGCTTCCGGCAGCCACGGGTTCCCCGTGGACGCCTTTCACCACGGTGGGCACGGCGCTGGACGCCGTGCGCGACGGTACGGTCTCCACCGCCGTGGTACCGCTGGAGAACTCGGTCAGGGGCGTGGTCCCCGCCACCCTGGACGAACTGGCGGGCAGCGGCAACACCCTGCACATCACCGCCGAGATCGAGCTGCCCGTCGGATTCTCGCTGATGGCCAAGCCCGGCACCCGGCTCGACGACATCCAGCGCGTACTGAGCCATCCGCACGCCCACGGGCAGTGCCGCCAGTGGCTGGCCGGGCGGCTGCCGAATGCCCGGGTGCTGCTCTCCACGTCGACGGCGAGCGCCGCGCGGGAGGTCTCCGAGTCCGATCTGGCGTGCGACGCGGCCATCGCCGCCCCCGTCGCCGCCGAACGGTACGGTCTCGAGGTCCTCGCCTCGGGCATCGGTGAGCGCGAGGACGCGATCACCCGGTTCGTCGCCCTGCGCAGGGCCGCCCCCGCCCCCGCCCCGACCGGCCGTGACCGCAGTTCGTTCCTGCTGCCGGCCGACGAGGTCAGGGGGCGCCCGGTGACGGATCTCCTGGCCTCCTTCTCCGGCCGGGGCGTCGATGTGACCTGGGTGCAGTCCTGGCCCGCCGGTACCGGTCTCGGCAGCTACCACTTCTTCCTCGACGTCAACGGGCACATCGACGACGAGGGGGTGGGGCTGGCGATCATGGCTCTGCACCGGAAGGGGATCAACGTGTGCTTCCTGGGCAGCTATCCGCACGCGGGGGCCCCGGAGCCCGGCCCCGTCGTGGACGCGCAGGCCGGGGCGCTCGGGAGCCGCAGTTCCGAGGAGTGGCTCGAAGTGCTGCGAGCCGGTGACGCGTTCGTGGCGTGA
- a CDS encoding chorismate mutase — protein MPSNTAGPRTGVPVDAPDADAAILQRRARIDEIDGRLIALIEQRVAVSAEIQEIRKAAGGPQLAVAREAQIIDRYRASLGRLGTEVAMLVLRLSRGGTGK, from the coding sequence GTGCCCAGCAACACCGCCGGCCCGCGCACCGGCGTCCCCGTCGACGCCCCGGATGCCGACGCCGCCATCCTGCAGCGCCGTGCCCGTATCGATGAGATCGACGGCCGGCTGATAGCGCTGATCGAACAGCGCGTCGCCGTCTCCGCCGAGATCCAGGAGATCCGCAAGGCCGCAGGCGGACCGCAGCTCGCCGTGGCCCGTGAGGCCCAGATCATCGACCGCTACCGCGCCTCGCTCGGCCGGCTCGGGACCGAGGTCGCGATGCTGGTGTTGCGGTTGTCCCGCGGCGGCACCGGTAAGTAG
- a CDS encoding pyridoxal phosphate-dependent aminotransferase has protein sequence MKNRMATRFSKLERSATVALLDQVHALRAQGVKVLDLNGGEPDFATADHIAAEASAALGEGFTHYTPSRGLLPLREAVSEKLAKDNALVTDPATDVIITPSAKHALFISLLAVLDPDDELIIPTPSWVSYTSMAQLAGARPVPAELSADDGFRITRELLESRVSPRSKAVLVNTPNNPTGRVLSREEAQDIADFAVAHDLFIIADEIYEKIRYDGGEHLTLAGFPGCAERTLTVNGFSKGYAMTGWRLGYVAGSAEVIGQVLKAQEHTVGCAGSFVQRGGVAALTGRQDFVQDMVEEYAARRELIVAGLDSLPGVSCPPPEGAFYAFADIRRTGFATSTGFASWALREAGVALTPGSAFGPGGEGHVRLSFATSREVIEEAVTRLSSALTKR, from the coding sequence GTGAAGAACCGTATGGCGACCCGCTTCTCGAAGCTCGAGAGGTCGGCCACCGTAGCCCTGCTCGACCAGGTCCACGCCCTTCGGGCGCAGGGCGTCAAGGTTCTCGATCTCAACGGCGGGGAACCGGACTTCGCGACCGCGGACCACATCGCGGCCGAGGCGAGCGCCGCGCTGGGCGAGGGGTTCACGCACTACACACCCAGCCGGGGCCTGCTCCCGCTGCGCGAGGCCGTCAGCGAGAAACTGGCGAAGGACAACGCGCTGGTCACCGATCCCGCGACCGACGTCATCATCACCCCGTCCGCCAAGCACGCGCTGTTCATCTCGTTGCTCGCGGTCCTGGACCCGGACGACGAGCTGATCATCCCCACACCCAGCTGGGTCAGCTACACGTCCATGGCCCAGCTCGCCGGGGCCCGTCCGGTGCCGGCCGAACTGAGCGCGGACGACGGTTTCCGCATCACCCGGGAGCTTCTCGAAAGCCGGGTGTCGCCCCGCAGCAAAGCCGTTCTGGTGAACACCCCGAACAACCCGACCGGACGGGTGCTGTCCCGCGAAGAGGCCCAGGACATAGCGGATTTCGCCGTCGCGCACGACCTTTTCATCATCGCCGACGAGATCTACGAGAAGATCCGGTACGACGGCGGCGAGCACCTCACACTGGCCGGCTTCCCCGGATGCGCCGAACGCACGCTCACGGTCAACGGATTCTCCAAGGGCTACGCGATGACCGGCTGGCGGCTCGGATACGTCGCGGGCTCCGCCGAGGTCATCGGCCAGGTGCTCAAGGCCCAGGAGCACACGGTCGGCTGTGCCGGCTCGTTCGTCCAGCGGGGCGGTGTCGCGGCGCTGACCGGCCGGCAGGACTTCGTCCAGGACATGGTCGAGGAGTACGCGGCGCGGCGCGAGCTGATCGTCGCGGGCCTCGACTCCCTTCCCGGGGTGTCCTGTCCTCCACCGGAGGGGGCCTTCTACGCCTTCGCCGACATCCGCCGCACCGGGTTCGCGACGAGCACCGGGTTCGCCTCCTGGGCGCTGCGTGAGGCGGGCGTGGCCCTGACCCCCGGGTCGGCCTTCGGGCCGGGCGGGGAAGGGCATGTGCGCCTTTCCTTCGCCACGTCGCGGGAGGTCATCGAGGAGGCGGTCACCCGCCTCTCGTCGGCTCTGACGAAACGGTGA